In a genomic window of Occallatibacter riparius:
- a CDS encoding ribonuclease HII, with amino-acid sequence MAKTPVCGWRLERAARKCGALRIAGVDEVGRGPMFGPVVAAAVILAPKCRLEGLNDSKKLSEKKRNQLDMEIRENAVAWAIAAIDVETINQINIRNASLLAMRRAVEQLALTPDYLLIDGVDTIDFACPQQAVVQGDGTSFSIAAASILAKVFRDRMIVELDSQYPGYGLASHKGYCSAEHMAALARLGPTPLHRKNWSPVAQTMLEFPSLLELRES; translated from the coding sequence ATGGCAAAAACTCCGGTATGCGGATGGAGGCTCGAGCGGGCTGCGCGCAAATGCGGCGCTCTGCGCATTGCCGGTGTGGACGAGGTGGGGCGCGGGCCGATGTTTGGACCGGTTGTGGCAGCGGCGGTGATCCTGGCGCCGAAGTGCCGGCTGGAGGGGCTAAACGACTCGAAGAAGCTCTCCGAGAAGAAACGCAACCAGCTCGATATGGAGATCCGCGAGAACGCGGTAGCATGGGCCATTGCGGCGATCGACGTGGAAACGATCAACCAGATCAACATCCGCAACGCTTCTCTGCTTGCGATGAGGCGCGCCGTAGAGCAACTGGCGCTGACGCCGGACTACCTGCTGATTGATGGCGTGGATACGATCGACTTTGCTTGTCCGCAACAGGCGGTGGTGCAGGGCGACGGCACGAGTTTCTCGATTGCGGCGGCGAGCATTCTGGCGAAGGTCTTTCGGGATCGCATGATCGTGGAGTTGGACTCGCAGTATCCCGGTTATGGGCTGGCAAGCCACAAAGGCTATTGCTCCGCCGAGCACATGGCGGCACTGGCGCGGCTGGGTCCGACGCCTCTGCATCGCAAGAATTGGAGTCCGGTGGCGCAAACTATGCTCGAGTTCCCTTCCCTGCTGGAACTCCGCGAGAGTTGA
- the tilS gene encoding tRNA lysidine(34) synthetase TilS codes for MRSESANLLLDASLLKPGMRVAVGVSGGADSVALLRALQERAGELGIVLSVAHLHHGLRGAEADADLEFARALAARLGLPFLTRHVDVAAEAAKLPGKAAETIEEAARRVRYQWFRELMASGGLDAVATAHTLDDQAETVIAKVLRGAWTEGIAGIHPVVEFAEGRVIRPLLGIRRAEVETYLKALGQEWREDSSNRHLTFTRNRIRHELLPVLEEWNPKLKEHLAQMAELARNEESWWQAEVARVAAEVMLEGRPVRGGGRAAAEGLAVLEVSKMAALDVALQRRVIRYAVERLGAAMDFVGTEKLRELALNGRAGQKCELGAGLRAERSHRELRLSIQSVTAGKAEGDEVVEIPVPGEDEGFGVRVTIEVDGAQPSFVSPPVAVLRNWKPGDRVHLRHSSGPRKVKEVLERMKVSGSERAKWPVLELNGRIVWMRGAAVEPEPGFRITVV; via the coding sequence GTGCGAAGTGAATCTGCAAATCTGCTGCTGGATGCGTCCCTGTTGAAGCCAGGGATGCGGGTGGCCGTGGGGGTGTCGGGCGGAGCGGATTCGGTGGCGCTGCTGCGGGCGCTGCAGGAACGGGCCGGCGAGTTGGGAATTGTGCTGAGTGTGGCGCACCTGCATCACGGACTGCGGGGAGCAGAGGCGGATGCGGATCTGGAGTTTGCGCGAGCGCTGGCGGCTCGGCTCGGGTTGCCGTTTTTGACGCGGCACGTCGATGTTGCGGCGGAGGCGGCCAAGCTGCCGGGGAAAGCAGCAGAGACGATCGAGGAGGCGGCACGGCGGGTTCGGTATCAGTGGTTCCGGGAGTTAATGGCTTCGGGCGGGCTGGATGCCGTGGCGACGGCACATACGCTGGATGACCAGGCGGAGACCGTGATCGCCAAGGTGCTGCGCGGGGCGTGGACGGAGGGAATTGCTGGCATTCATCCGGTGGTGGAGTTTGCGGAGGGACGGGTGATCCGGCCGCTGCTGGGGATACGGCGGGCGGAGGTTGAAACCTATCTCAAGGCGTTGGGGCAGGAGTGGCGAGAGGACTCGTCGAACCGGCATCTGACGTTTACGCGGAACCGCATCAGGCATGAGTTGCTGCCGGTGCTGGAAGAGTGGAACCCCAAATTGAAGGAGCATCTGGCGCAAATGGCAGAACTGGCGCGGAACGAGGAGAGCTGGTGGCAGGCCGAGGTGGCGAGAGTGGCCGCGGAGGTGATGCTGGAGGGGCGGCCGGTGCGAGGAGGGGGCCGGGCTGCAGCCGAGGGACTGGCGGTGCTGGAGGTCTCAAAGATGGCGGCGCTGGATGTGGCGCTGCAGCGGCGGGTGATTCGCTATGCCGTGGAGCGGCTGGGCGCCGCGATGGATTTCGTCGGGACTGAGAAGCTGAGGGAGCTGGCGTTGAACGGCCGGGCCGGGCAGAAATGCGAGCTGGGCGCCGGGTTGCGGGCTGAGCGAAGCCACCGGGAGCTAAGGCTTTCAATTCAGTCGGTTACGGCGGGAAAGGCTGAAGGGGATGAAGTTGTCGAGATTCCGGTGCCGGGAGAGGACGAGGGGTTCGGAGTACGGGTCACGATTGAAGTTGACGGCGCTCAGCCCTCTTTTGTCAGCCCTCCGGTTGCAGTTCTGCGGAACTGGAAGCCGGGAGACCGGGTGCACCTGCGGCACTCGAGCGGGCCGCGGAAGGTGAAGGAAGTCCTGGAGCGGATGAAGGTCTCCGGGAGCGAGCGGGCGAAGTGGCCGGTGCTGGAGCTAAACGGCCGCATCGTGTGGATGCGGGGAGCTGCGGTCGAGCCGGAGCCGGGATTTCGGATTACGGTGGTCTGA
- a CDS encoding acylphosphatase: MVLHFLIRGRVQGVGFRWFVQREASELELRGWVRNTEDGDVEVVAAGDPEDLNELRASLRRGPRGARVDNVIEHYLEPAEATDLTAFRIEGAW; the protein is encoded by the coding sequence ATGGTTCTTCACTTCCTCATCCGGGGCCGCGTTCAGGGAGTAGGCTTCCGCTGGTTCGTCCAGCGCGAGGCCAGCGAGCTGGAACTGCGCGGCTGGGTTCGCAACACTGAAGATGGCGACGTGGAAGTGGTTGCCGCAGGAGACCCCGAGGACCTGAACGAGCTACGCGCCAGCTTGCGCCGTGGTCCGCGGGGGGCCCGCGTCGACAACGTCATCGAACACTACCTCGAACCCGCCGAAGCCACCGACCTCACCGCTTTTCGAATCGAAGGCGCCTGGTAG